From a region of the Marinomonas mediterranea MMB-1 genome:
- a CDS encoding GFA family protein — protein METHLGSCHCQAIQFEIETDFPELTTCDCSICIRKNALRLKVHESNFRLKSGEANLTKYQFHTHTAEHYFCKTCGIYPFHKKSVTPDFYGINVFCLEGFDPEGIPVRATVGKGMV, from the coding sequence ATGGAAACCCACCTCGGATCATGCCATTGTCAGGCAATACAATTTGAAATAGAGACAGATTTTCCTGAACTGACAACGTGCGATTGCTCTATATGCATCCGTAAAAACGCACTAAGGCTCAAGGTTCACGAAAGCAACTTTCGTCTAAAGTCTGGAGAGGCAAACCTCACTAAATATCAGTTCCATACTCATACCGCTGAACACTACTTTTGCAAGACTTGTGGCATCTACCCATTTCATAAAAAAAGTGTGACGCCTGATTTCTATGGAATCAATGTGTTTTGCCTTGAAGGGTTTGATCCAGAAGGTATTCCTGTTCGAGCGACGGTTGGTAAAGGTATGGTTTAG
- a CDS encoding DUF4279 domain-containing protein: protein MEEELYFDNSATLRIFSETKIDFEEIEKTLGITPTSKHKKGERRGAKTPPYKHDMWSLESGLKEEESLEKHLLALWGILKPHKEYLLTLKETAKIDVFCGYRSNNHIAGVDLSHQALELFSELKIDFSLSIITT, encoded by the coding sequence ATGGAAGAAGAGCTCTACTTTGATAATTCAGCCACTCTAAGAATATTTTCAGAGACTAAAATAGACTTCGAGGAGATTGAAAAAACACTAGGAATAACGCCAACGAGCAAGCATAAAAAAGGCGAACGTCGAGGAGCTAAGACTCCCCCTTATAAGCATGATATGTGGAGTCTAGAATCAGGACTAAAAGAAGAGGAATCACTCGAAAAACACTTACTTGCTTTGTGGGGTATTCTTAAGCCTCATAAGGAATACTTACTAACACTAAAAGAAACAGCAAAAATAGATGTGTTTTGCGGTTATAGATCAAATAACCATATAGCAGGTGTAGACCTATCACACCAAGCCCTCGAATTATTCAGTGAACTAAAAATTGACTTCAGCTTGTCCATAATTACCACATAA